The nucleotide window cgctcctcttGCTTCAACTCGAAGAcgggggagaagggcagcTGAATGCCGAGCTGGGCGTCGTACCACTCCATCAGCTTCGCATTGTGCCGCTTCACGTGCATGGAGGCGCGAACAGTGAAGTAGTTTCGCGGTGGCAGCTGAGGCCGCTCCGGGGGGGTTCGCGTCCCCGTCGCTGCCACcccaccagcgctgccgctgctgcccgctaCCACCATCTCGCTGTCAttgccagcaccaccaccaccagcactcGTGCGGCCACCAGCGGAGGACGGACCCGCTCCCTTTGCCTTACCGCTCGACgctgcctccctcggcgCGCCCTTTCGCTGCCCCCACTTGGAGATCGCTGCCTCGTctttcgccgccgcggaggcggcggcacgctgTGCCAGCCATTTCCGTACGTTGGCGTAGGTGGTGATGCCGAGCATGACGGCcgcgcacagcgacaccTTGCCGAGTGAGCCTGGAAGGGCATCCAACCGTGAAAGCGCCTTCGGGTTCACAGCGCCATGCGTGTCCGGCATTTTCAGCGCTTTCTCTGAaaagcgtgcgtgcgggcgtgtgggcgagagcgagcgcgtTGTAACGGCGGATGTCaacgacacacgcacacgcacacaccaatgatacacacacacagaaagggaaaagagggTGAGAGGAAGTATCGAAGAGGTGTGCCGGAGGAccttcggcggcggtgccgcgcgcgcagatGTCCCGACTCGTGCCCGAAGCTCAGCAAaggcgtttttttttgggggggagaaggggtagggagggaggcaccagtacacacacacacacgaagagagagacgtagatagggaggaaggaggcaCTGACGGGTATGCTCGCACAGTGCGGAAGGAAATGAGAGAAGCTACGCGCGAGAGATGTCCTGCAggactgctgctgttgcttgAATGCAAGGGCTCTTGCCCGCCTCCCTTTTCCTCAGCGCATGAGACAGActctgcgcctgtgtgtgcgtgtgcgtgcgtgtatgtgtgcgtacgCTTTAGCCctagtggtggtggtcgtcgtcgtgaGCACCAGAGCATgcagggagaagagaagagagggtggATGGGAGGCGACTCAAAGAGCTgtggctgttgctgcggtTGCGCGCAGAATCCTACTCAGGGTAGGTACCCAGAGAgcaagacacgcacgcagctACTGTCACCTCCCAGGCAGGCATACATGCATAATGGCTGATGAGGGGACAACGCCAGCGATGGTAGTCGCCGTTGTCGTGGTCTCGTTGACACTGTTCGCGGGGCGGGCGGGTCGTGCAGGGTGCACTTGACGATGAAGAGAGacgaaggggagggagaaaaCCGTCCGTGGGCAAGTGGCCCAGTGTTTGCGCAGGTCCTGTAGGCGGATGTGTGTATTTAtgcagggaggggggttgtCCGTGCCTTCACTTCgaagacgcacacatacgtgcacacgcatggggagggaggaagaggcgcaTACACCCCCATCACGCACATATGAAAGCACCGGGAcagaggcgggggcgggggtcgGGGGCGCGGCACGTCCTTGgaagggagagcgagcgagagataAGGCGAAAGAGGTGCGGCAAGGCGAAACGCAGTCGCTGACTTAGGCACCGTCATCCACTCGGGTTTGAGTGAAAGGGATGGCGGGCGGCGCGGACGGAGGAGTCGTCGTGCGAGAGGATGGACgtgaaagggagggaggagacagACAGgagatgcacacgcacacacatgcaaggCGGCAAGGAGAAGAGCACGCAACCGGGGAAAGGGCACACAAAAGCGGCTGCTCACCGTCCATCTGCCCGTGCCGAGCGcagcaaacacacacgcagacacgggGTCACATGCAAGCAAGCAGTGTCGCCTGCTGTTCGACTCctcacctcctcttcctcatcgCAACCCTTCCACCCCGTCCACCCCGTCCACTCCATTCTCTACGAAGCCACCGCCATCTCGCGCTCAGTCGTCCTCGGCATTGATATCGTCGCCGTAACGGGCGAACGACGGATCGTAAGCAGCCAACCGCTCACGCATCATCTTGAGCTGCTCGTTGCGCTGTGCCAGGAGATGCTTCACTTGCTGATACTGCGTCGACTGGTGCAGCCGCGCGGCGAGCTCTCGCTTCGCctcagccacctcggcgcgcagctcctgcacggTCGCCGCGAGCGATGGGTCCTGTCCCTGGCACCGGCGCGCCAGCTCGGCGGCAAGGCGCTCCTTGTCGTTCATCGCATCCTGCATCGACAGCAAGTTCTCCGTGTCCGACGAGCGGCCCCTCATCACCTGTGTATAGGCGTCTGTCACTTGCTGCAGTTTCGCCTGTAGCCGCTTCACCTCTGCGTTCGCCTCTGCCAGTTGCCGTGCCGCCTCCCCAGAggcctcctccacggtgAGGGGCGCCAAACGCCCTGTCGGACCGCTCATTAACTGGCGGCCGTGCTCCCCCATCGCGttcacgccgccggcgttgtTCAGCACCGATTTCACGTCAATGTCCAGAGTCAACCGCTGCCGGTcagcctcgcgcagcaccgcgcgcatGAGCTCGGCTGAGGCCGCCGTCGTTCCCTCCATCTGCGTGTCCACGACACCGAGCATCAACGCCAGCTGTCCATTCAGCatctgcaccacctccgcctttGTGTATTGCTCCCGCCACAAGTTGCCGGCTTGAAACGCGCTTGCCTCGACGGTCAAGTCGCGCTTGAACTTGTCGAGGGAGAGGCGCGACCAGCGGAAGAAGTTGTCGATCACATTTCGCGACTCCGTCGTGAGTCCCGCCAACGGGTCCATTCGTGCCTCTCTTCGTGTCAGTTGTATAGGATGACTCTATGTGGGCGGTGTTCCATGCAGGCGAGAGTGGGGAGACGGGAGGGAGACGTCCGCgatgtgtgtttgtgtgtacgTAACGAGCTACTACTAGCTCAAAGACTGCGATGAGGATACGACCGATGCTCTCGATTCGGGCGGCTGTGAGATCGAGGGGCCGACAACGGTGTGGCGGTGACTTTCTCACAGTAAAGCGTGTATGTATGGCGGGAaagggcggcgacggcggcagggagagggagaagcagcggtCAACCGCCTCCGCGAGCGCCTCTACACGAGAGCACGACAGcaacacgcagacacacgcgggTGAGtggggaaaagagagagaacgtgcgtggcgggtgtgtgtgctgtgcgtgATTCTTGACAAGACGAAGGCCGTGAGAGCATGCGTAACAAGACGAGGGGCAAGAAGAGCaagaggtggtggcgcacaGCGATCGCTAAACAAAAAGCGAGGCGTTCCTgcctgtcgtcgtcgtgttcgtgtgtgtgtgtgtgtggacgTCCATGCATGGATAGGAAAAGAGCCGTCTTCGCGGAgacgacggagagagaaaggacaGGAGAGGGGCGACTTGGCGGCAACAGCTAAAGGTGCGTGAGTCTCGAGTCCCCTCTCCGCGTAGCGCTCTGATGGAGAAATGGCGGTCAGACATGCCCGAAAaggtgcacgcacacgcatgtggATGCAGCTCGCAGCAAAGGactcccaccccacccaccccctcactCCGGATACACCTTGACGAGGTACTACTTGTCCGTAGGCGTTGGGGGGGGTGTAGCTGGCATGTGAGAGCAATATAGTGGAGGGGATGGGCAAGGAAGACGAAGAGCAAGCGAAGGAGGCCACAtcaacacgcacgcgcatgcagctctgccgccgaCCTCACCAGATCACACACGCGAGTGGCCTGTGATGGGTatggtgttgctgctgcttccccATCCTTCGTCATGGCATTTCTGCTGCGTGTGTTGAGATAGAACAGTGACAAGGATggaaggggggaaggagggcacAAGACGCCCGCGGCACGCCAACACATGAGCGCCCTCCTACAGACAACAACATACACAGAAAGAGCGCGCCCGTGCGCGCTTGAAAAGCAACCAGAGAAGTGTTGGAGGTGgtgaagagagggagaggctaCAGACACGTCCTACGCGACTCACCATTACGGAGAGCGGAGAGCGGAGAGCGgagagcggagagggagggcgaggccgCACAGGTACAaccctcttcctttcctctcACGTACCGCTATTATGGCTGCGCTCGCTCCGTTCGTTTCGCTGATCTCATCGTGTCATCGCAGAGCACCATCGCTCTCGCGGGAGGGAGCGATAGCATCAGGAGGCACGAGCGACGCTGATGCAACCACATGAGCACGTAagccgcacacgcgtacacTTCCTCGCTGTGTAGAGAAGACGATGGGGGCAGGCACACCGGCTAGGGGACGGAGGCAGGCAGAGGATGAGGGACGGGTGTGATGGTGCTGGTGctagtggtggtggcacacgcacggaaaACAACCATCATCGATCGAAGACAACAGAAaatgggggaaggggagggcgcTGGTGAGACACGGAAGACGGCAGACGCGACACAGCAAAACGAAACAACACTGATAGAGAAGCGCACACAGAGGCGATCATGCGCGTCGACGACAACAGTGGCACGCACCCACGCATACGCGCTGACtagcgcgcgcgcatccTTACGCAGCCTTCACAGGGGATTCGCAttcccctccgcctccagctcggcgagggtcttgcgcaccgcctccgccgtgaAGGTGTCCAGCCAGCTGCGGAACAGCGAGCCCGTGTTCGTGTACTTGATCTTGAACCGTCCACTGACGAAGTCGTCTGGGATGACGTGCAGGTCGCGCGACTTGCGGCGCGTGTTTGAGCCGGGGGAAGTCTCGTTCGACTCATTGCTTTGGCTTGGCGAGGCCACAgctgtcgtcgccggcggcgaagcgggcTGCATCGggtgttggtgctgctgcgcagacTTGGGGGCCGGGATGGTGATGCCgctgagcgccgccgccgttgttgCCGCAACTGCACCCGACGCTGGAGCGTGGCCAGCCGGCGAGGCGACAGTGGCGGGCGAGCGCTGGGATGTGGAGGCCGGCAAGTGTTTGGCCAAGTCTTGAAGGCTGATCCCGCTGCTCCCTGGGGCAGCCGTGATTTTGAGGCTCGCGGGACTGCTGTGGGTCTCTCTGGTGATTGGCGTCACCGAAGACGTTGAGGACAagtgggcggtggcggaggcaggGGTGGCGCGCTTGCCTAGTGTCGCTGGTGCCGGCGTCTGCtccgtcgcagcggcactgcgcggccgcggcacaACGCTTGCACCGGCGCCTGCGGTGCTGCTATGGCTCGCACCAGAGTcggccggcgcagcgcgagcCGCGGCACTTGTGGGGCTCTGAAACGCTGcaggcagcgatggcggcgacacTGTGGACTTGCCCGAGGGGTCCACGTGAATGCCGTTCGCCTGCAGGAGGAATTCCAGCTCCCGCAGCTTGGCCGACCCGTtcgtggtggcggctgcagcggccctCATGTCCGGCTGCGTCTGAGGTTGCagctgtggctgcggcgcatCCGTCGACTTGAGTACAAGCAGCGCCGACAGCTTCGTGATGGCGGCGCGAGTGTCCTTGAGGCGGCCATCGAGTCGCGTGCCTCCCGTGAAGGGGGTATCGTAGACGACCTCTGCTTCCCTGCCGCTGGCCAGCAAGCGCACGATCGTGCCTTGCGTGCCGAAGGGAACAATGCCCGTAGCGCGGCAGTTCGCGACCCGCGAGCCCAGGTAGAAAGTCTGCTCCTGCGGCAGTGGTAGCGGCACGAGAtggccgcagctgctgcgcgtgacAGGAAAGTAGAGCTGATTGCGGCTTACCTGCCGCAACGAGAGCTCCTTGAAGCTGCGgttctgctgctcctgcagcgacgcctcgagctgctcgagcagctgctgcggaaACGCCTCCTCCGTGGCCGTGATCATCGGCGTTTCGCGCAGCCCCGACTCGATTAAGAATGTCTCGATCTCCGTTAGCACGTCGTCGACATCCCTGTCGCGCCACTTGCCCGTCAGGAACTGCTGCGGCTCAACGCTGTTCGAGTTTACGCCGCCCGCCTCGATGTACTGGATGAGTGGGCGGAACCGCTTCACGTAGTCACGGATCAGCTCCTGCGCGTCGCGGGAGAAGTACcacgtgccgctgccaccacggTTGCTGCTCGAATTGCCCGTGAAGTCGCCCTTCTCGCCCATCTCCAAGTGGTAGCCAATGTCCTCCGTATCCTTTTCCATGCGGGCAAAGATGTCCTTGTTCCCAACGTACCACGGGTTCAGACTGTGCTGGACCAGCTTCGCGTACCCGACCTTGGCGATGCACCGCCCAGTGAACTTTAGACACAGCCCCAGCTCGCGAGAGCCAAACTGCGGCGACGTGACGATGGAGCTACAGATGATAGTCAAGGTGTGCGGTAAAATGTCGAGACTGATCGccacctgcggcagcgccgtccagTTGCGCTGTGCGGCaaactgcagcagctccgccggcagccgcagcggctcctGAAACACCTTGAGGCGAACCGTCATCTGATCGCcctgctgcgtcgtcgtgTCGTGCTGGCCAGCCGTCACAACCGTGCCACAGCTGCCGTACACGTCCATCTGCGACTTCTTCGACTTGGGCTGAGGACCGATGTAAACGCAGCGGGCACCAAAGGCGCTGTCACCTTCGCTGCGGTCGCGCTCGACGTAACGGCTGTCCTCCTGCATGTCTATGTTATCCAAGGTGCAGATCAGCTGGATTGGGTAGCACGTCCAGGTGGTGGCGAAGTGTCGCTCAATGTGCCCCTTGCGCGTCACCTGCATTCCGTTGAAGCGGTGCACGTACACGAGAACTTCGACCTGCTCCACGGCGAGGCCCAGCTGCGACTTCATgaagcgcgcgtgcgtgtccgCCTCCTTCACGAAGGCAGTCGACTCTTCGCGGTTGTTCTTGTGCTCCTCGGTGCCGCTGAAGGTGCCCTCCTTGCTGTACGAAGCAGTGATGGACTTGTGCACATCCTTGAGGGAGGCGATGCGGGCACGCTTGTAGTGCGGGAAGCCGACGAGCACCTCCTTGCCGACGAGAGTCGCCACCTGGTCGACTGACTTGGCCTTGAAGAAGTCGCGCATCTGCAGGATGAGACTGTCGTTCTTGGTGGGACGGCCAAAGATCGACACGACCCCAGCCTCGAAGACCGGCTGGATTAGGTCGCGCTTCGACTGGAGGGTGCTGAAGCCCTCCAGCTGCCGCGTGCCAACGTGCACGCCAGGGCACAGCTGTGGAATGAACTTGTCGATGTGAGGGAACGCGTATGTCTCGCGCCTCACGAGGACATTCCGGATAGAGCCGAACATCTCATCCTCCAGGTCGTACGGCGGCATCTTGCCGTCGTAGCAGAACCGCAGCGGGGGGCCATTCACGTTGTTCGCGGCGTCCTCGGGGCTGACGTTCTTCTGCACCGACTCGTAGGCGGCGAGCAGCGTGCGCTCGTCGATGAAGGGGATCAGCACAATGCCCTCccacggcgcgcgcgcgccctcGCGGTCAATAACGATGTGCTCGGGCAAGTACTTGGCGAGCGGGCTACTTGGGCTGCGCAGCAGGGGCCAGTAGGCCTTCGGCATGGACAGGTATGACAtgggcggcagcacggccagcagctgctggtgcggctggAAGGGCTTGCCGAGTTCGAACGAGACGCGGGCAGCGATAGCGGGGAGGTTCACCATGTCGCTCGCCATGGGTGCGTAGTAGTGCGGAAAGAACCACTTCCATGAAGGCACGCCTTGATAGTAGTAATGCATGACCCACATGAGCCCCTCCACGTAGTGCTCCCGCAGTCGTTGCATGTCTTCGCTGTTCGCGTCCCAGCCGCCAGCAAAGCCGTGCTTCTCGCCGTAGTAGCGCTGTTTGAACTCCAGGATCGACGTGATAGGTATTACGGAGGCGGTGTCCACCTCGTGGGTAGGGTCGCGGCGAGCGCGGTTCTTCTGGAactctgcctcctcctgctgacgtcgccgcagcgtctcGAACTCGAGCTTGCCGACCTCGTTCAACCACACCTCGGCGTTGCGCCAGTCGATCTCGCCTTTGTGCGTCAGGTACTTGCTCTTGCTGAGCATGTTGTCCACGTAGATGCGCAGGAGCGCCGGTATGCTGCCATCGTTAATGCCGATGgtcggcagcgtcggcagaAAGTCGTTGCCGATAAAGAAGCACATGAAGACGAAGTCGTCGATCACTCGCTCAAAGTCGATACTCACGCtgctcttcgccttcgccaGGTAGCCCTTCACCTCCAGCTGCAGGTAGTCGCGGAAGACGTtgatgtgcagcagcacgaacTCGTCCGCCTTGTGGTACGCCTTGTCCTTCACGAGGCCCTTcgcctcatcctcctcctgccgctCCCGCTCCTTGCGAGAGCCGGGGCCGAACGTgaccacctcgcgcagcagcacaaagTGCGGCTCGTGCGTGGCGAGCGCCAGCATGACGAGATCGGCGTCGAGGCCGTACATGCAGTGGGTCTCGTTGGGGTCGTAGTTCGGCTGCATCTTGCGCCGGCGAATAAAATCGACGATCTTGTGCTCACCCTCGCCGGGGCAATCGTGGCCGGAGAAGATGATCTGGCACCCCTGCCACGCCGGATCGGTGGACAGCTTCATGGTGATAAAGTACTGAAACTCCTTGCTCACGCGCACCATGAACGGGGTGCCGGGGGTGATGCAGTTGCTGTCGAACACGTCCTTTTCCTccggcacctcctcgcccatCGCGAGCGCCTCCTCACGCGCGATCATCATCTCGTAACCGGCGCggtagcggcgctggcgctgctgattCATTttcgcgcgcggcgcgacACCATCGACGGCAAGCAGGAAGTACTTGCGCGGCTGGATAGCGTTGAAGAGTTTCTCCAGATAGACGAACATCGCCTGAATCATCTCCTTCTCTGTCGGactgcgccgcgtcgcgtCGACATCGTTCGGGTGCGTGCAGTTGTGGATGATACCATTGATATCGAGGTAGAGGTTGTccaccggcggtggcgagtcCTTGAAGGGGGTGATGATGGAGGGGAAGCGCTCCGCCGCCCAGCGGAAGAACTTGGGAACACCCATGATGGCACCTGCTTCGGCGCGAAAAGAGCAACAGCACCTAATTTAGATATCACGCACTGGTGTGCGTAGCCGCGAGTGCGGCGACAGTAGCTGATGGAGAACGAAAACGAGGGACAGCGAAAAAGGAGAAGCCCCCGCAAGGCTGCACGGAGATGGTGTATGCGTGTTAGCCcctgtgctcgtgtgcgtctgtgcttGCTTGCGTCAACGGCAACCCGCTGCAGTGGATGCTGCGGAGCGGTGGGATGGCGGGTatctctctgcctcctcctctccttctgGCTGCGGTGAGCACAGGAGAGGAACAAGTTAAAGCGGAAAAGAGGTGAGGAGCCCTGCAGACCgagaagcgagagaagcGAAATCACACAAATGCCGAAGTCGGACTTGAATGGGCGCTTACCTgcgaagagggaagagaggggtcacgcacactcacgcacgtAAGCCTCCGCCAAGGCAACgccaacagcaacaacaacgagcAAGAAGAAAGTACcgctgtcgccaccgccccccCATGTGTGTCAGCAGGGCGTTGTCGCACAACGTCAGTCACAACCACAGCAGtgcgcaacaacaacgcacgcacgcacagagcgagagagagagacagacagtGATCACGGTCACGTGCGCATGTACTTTCTcatacacgcatgcacacacgcacacgcaggggCAGATGACGATGCGCGTGAGCAACACTTGGTGTGGCTGCCCTAAAACGTACTCGagaacgtgtgtgtgtgtgtgtgtgtgtgtgtgtgtgtgtttgtgttcgggtgggaggaggcgtTGTGCTCAGATGTGTTGGCAAGACTCGTATCGATACCCTCCTCCAGAGcggagacacgcacacacacacagagaaaaaagaggtgAAGAGTCGGAGGATGGATCTTCGAAGACGCCCACACAAAGAAATGGACGAGGTGGCcgtcgagagagagagggcttGGGGGCGGGGAGACGATCGTGAagctgagagagagagagagacggggatgccaacagagagaaagacaacAGAAGATGTATAcgtatgtatgcgtgcacACTGTATCCGGCAcactcacgcgcgcgcgtgtgtggaagTGGGAGTGGGAGTAGTGGACGCACAAGCAGGAAACCGAGAGACACGCATGCAAGACGAAggaaggtggtggtggtgatggtgcgAATTAGCAGGCAGGGACGAGGAGGGATGCGTCATgacagtggtggcggcgcatgAGTCGATCGCGAGGCGTCCATTTAAGATGGGTGAGGCGGAGATTGCATCACGATGCCAGGCGTCACCGAGGGAAGTGACGCAATGAGAGGGTAGGAGGGGAGGCTGTGTAGCCGAGCACGTTGATGTTACCCAGCGTGGTATCGCCGCCTCTCCACAAagtacacgcgcacgtatAGAGGGGAGGTACAGGGTAGCAGAGGGCCACCTCTACCCGCGtatacgtgtgcgtgtatgggtGTGTCAGTCTGTGTGCATCCACCTAGGGGCACATGGACGgatacacacgcgcagacacacagacatcaGTCCGTCTCTCCAGTTGTTTCAACTCGGATGCTGCCATGTGCTTTCCCTGTTGCCTCCGTCATTGCTGCTGTTTGTGGATCTCGGAGGACAACTTTACATatacagatacacacacatacaaaaCACAaatgtatatgtatatgctGCCTTGCTTAACGTCCCATGTcgacgcacatgcacgcgcgtgaAGACTTGGATCGCGTCTCGTTCTCCCGATCCCCATCTCTTAGACGCGTGTCGCTGGCGcacctgtctctctctgcggtccacgcacgcacacacgtcaCGAAGAGGAAGACCGAGAAAGCGGCACGGCAACGGGGAGGGCGGCCaacgcgcgtgctgcacggGCGCGAAGAGCAGGCGATCTCCGGGGTGTAAAACGCATGAAAAAACGGGCGGGAAAAATACACAAGATGGAGAAGACCAAATAACGACTGTACATCAGCAAGCCAAGGAGGCTATcacccctttccctctctcactgtggatgtatgtgtgtgtgtgtgtgtgtgtgtgcacgcgcgcatgcgctccTGGCAGTACGAGTAtgaaggagaagaagaggcgaCACGAGGTGACAGCGGCTGTGACGGCGCAGAGAAGTGAGAGACGAAGAAAGAGCAAACCGCggcgggaggcggcggcggtgcacacCGTACAACAGAGAAGGATCACAGCCTGTCTCATCCGTACACTCCTACACACAGAGAACAGCATCTACAAAGCCGAgccgcgcagacgcacactCACGATCTGGGAGAGcgggagacacacacacacacacatccacagGCGTCACACCGTCGCCCACCTCTGCCTTTAACAGCCGAATACATACTCCTACGCCGTCTCTTCGTCGGCTGCTggggcggccgcggcagcgacggtcTCGCTGTCCGCCACTCCCGTACAGCCGAAGCGCGGCTTGcaggcgtggcggcggccaacGATGGAGGAGCTCGCCTTTGACGTACCAATCGGCGAGTAATCCTTCTTCACGAGACGGTTTCGGTGGTCGACCGTCGTCCCCTCGCACGCGAAGTCCATCGTGTGGTCGCCGACCTGAAACACTTCGTTGcagtggcagtggcggctgGCGTGCGAGGTCcccgtcgcctcctccgggCGGAGGTACGAGCGCGGGCGGTagtcgcagctgctgtgcatgAAATTGCTCTGCACGTTGCGGACCC belongs to Leishmania infantum JPCM5 genome chromosome 6 and includes:
- a CDS encoding putative 5'-3' exonuclease — protein: MGVPKFFRWAAERFPSIITPFKDSPPPVDNLYLDINGIIHNCTHPNDVDATRRSPTEKEMIQAMFVYLEKLFNAIQPRKYFLLAVDGVAPRAKMNQQRQRRYRAGYEMMIAREEALAMGEEVPEEKDVFDSNCITPGTPFMVRVSKEFQYFITMKLSTDPAWQGCQIIFSGHDCPGEGEHKIVDFIRRRKMQPNYDPNETHCMYGLDADLVMLALATHEPHFVLLREVVTFGPGSRKERERQEEDEAKGLVKDKAYHKADEFVLLHINVFRDYLQLEVKGYLAKAKSSVSIDFERVIDDFVFMCFFIGNDFLPTLPTIGINDGSIPALLRIYVDNMLSKSKYLTHKGEIDWRNAEVWLNEVGKLEFETLRRRQQEEAEFQKNRARRDPTHEVDTASVIPITSILEFKQRYYGEKHGFAGGWDANSEDMQRLREHYVEGLMWVMHYYYQGVPSWKWFFPHYYAPMASDMVNLPAIAARVSFELGKPFQPHQQLLAVLPPMSYLSMPKAYWPLLRSPSSPLAKYLPEHIVIDREGARAPWEGIVLIPFIDERTLLAAYESVQKNVSPEDAANNVNGPPLRFCYDGKMPPYDLEDEMFGSIRNVLVRRETYAFPHIDKFIPQLCPGVHVGTRQLEGFSTLQSKRDLIQPVFEAGVVSIFGRPTKNDSLILQMRDFFKAKSVDQVATLVGKEVLVGFPHYKRARIASLKDVHKSITASYSKEGTFSGTEEHKNNREESTAFVKEADTHARFMKSQLGLAVEQVEVLVYVHRFNGMQVTRKGHIERHFATTWTCYPIQLICTLDNIDMQEDSRYVERDRSEGDSAFGARCVYIGPQPKSKKSQMDVYGSCGTVVTAGQHDTTTQQGDQMTVRLKVFQEPLRLPAELLQFAAQRNWTALPQVAISLDILPHTLTIICSSIVTSPQFGSRELGLCLKFTGRCIAKVGYAKLVQHSLNPWYVGNKDIFARMEKDTEDIGYHLEMGEKGDFTGNSSSNRGGSGTWYFSRDAQELIRDYVKRFRPLIQYIEAGGVNSNSVEPQQFLTGKWRDRDVDDVLTEIETFLIESGLRETPMITATEEAFPQQLLEQLEASLQEQQNRSFKELSLRQVSRNQLYFPVTRSSCGHLVPLPLPQEQTFYLGSRVANCRATGIVPFGTQGTIVRLLASGREAEVVYDTPFTGGTRLDGRLKDTRAAITKLSALLVLKSTDAPQPQLQPQTQPDMRAAAAATTNGSAKLRELEFLLQANGIHVDPSGKSTVSPPSLPAAFQSPTSAAARAAPADSGASHSSTAGAGASVVPRPRSAAATEQTPAPATLGKRATPASATAHLSSTSSVTPITRETHSSPASLKITAAPGSSGISLQDLAKHLPASTSQRSPATVASPAGHAPASGAVAATTAAALSGITIPAPKSAQQHQHPMQPASPPATTAVASPSQSNESNETSPGSNTRRKSRDLHVIPDDFVSGRFKIKYTNTGSLFRSWLDTFTAEAVRKTLAELEAEGNANPL